A window of Perognathus longimembris pacificus isolate PPM17 chromosome 6, ASM2315922v1, whole genome shotgun sequence contains these coding sequences:
- the Ehmt2 gene encoding histone-lysine N-methyltransferase EHMT2 isoform X4, whose amino-acid sequence MRGLPRGRGLMRARGRGRAAPPGSRGRGRGGPHRGRGRPRSLLSLPRAQASWAPQLPAGLTSPPVPCLPSQGEAPAEMGALLLEKEPRGAAERVHGSLGDPPHGEETLPKATPDSLEPVGPSSPASVTVTVGDEGADTPVGATPLIGDEPENLEGDGGRILLGHATKSFPSSPSKGGTCPSRAKMSMTGAGKSPPSVQSLAMRLLSLPGSQGTAAGPEPPPPPPPPPPATTNPEGQPKVHRARKTMAKPGNGQPPVPEKRPPEVQHFRMSDDVHSLGKVTSEVAKRRKLSSAGGLSEELNSARGSGEVSLDKGHPRSLEEWETVVGDDFSLYYDSYSVDERVDSDSKSEVEALAEQLSEEEEEEEEEEEEEEEEEEEEEEEEEDEESGNQSDRSGSSGRRKAKKKWRKDSPWVKPSRKRRKREPPRAKELRGVSNDTSSLETERGFEELPLCSCRMEAPKIDRISERAGHKCMATESVDGELSGCNAAILKRETMRPSSRVALMVLCETHRARMVKHHCCPGCGYFCTAGTFLECHPDFRVAHRFHKACVSQLNGMVFCPHCGEDASDAQEVTIPRGDGGTPPAGMVAPAPPPLAQDAPGRADTSQPSARMRGHGEPRRPPCDPLADTIDSSGPSLTLPNGGCLSAVGLPPGPGREALEKALVIQESERRKKLRFHPRQLYLSVKQGELQKVILMLLDNLDPNFQSDQQSKRTALHAAAQKGSLEICHVLLQAGANINAVDKQQRTPLMEAVVNNHLDVARYMVQRGGCVYSKEEDGSTCLHHAAKIGNLEMVSLLLSTGQVDVNAQDSGGWTPIIWAAEHKHIDVIRMLLTRGADVTLTDNEENICLHWASFTGSAAIAEVLLNARCDLHAVNYHGDTPLHIAARESYHDCVLLFLSRGANPELRNKEGDTAWDLTPERSDVWFALQLNRKLRLGVGNRAIRTEKIICRDVARGYENVPIPCVNGVDGEPCPEDYKYISENCETSTMNIDRNITHLQHCTCVDDCSSSNCLCGQLSIRCWYDKDGRLLQEFNKIEPPLIFECNQACSCWRNCKNRVVQSGIKVRLQLYRTAKMGWGVRALQTIPQGTFICEYVGELISDAEADVREDDSYLFDLDNKDGEVYCIDARYYGNISRFINHLCDPNIIPVRVFMLHQDLRFPRIAFFSSRDIRTGEELGFDYGDRFWDIKSKYFTCQCGSEKCKHSAEAIALEQSRLARLDPHPELLPELGSLPPVNT is encoded by the exons ATGCGGGGTCTGCCGAGAGGGCGGGGGTTGATgcgggcccgggggagggggcgtgcAGCCCCTCCGGGCAGTCGAGGCCGAGGAAGGGGGGGTCCCCACCGAGGAAGAGGTAGGCCCCGGAGCCTACTGTCTCTTCCCAGGGCCCAGGCGTCCTGGGCCCCCCAACTCCCAGCCGGGCTGACTAGCCCACCGGTTCCTTGTCTCCCCTCTCAGGGGGAGGCCCCCGCTGAGATGGGGGCGCTGCTGCTGGAGAAGGAGCCCCGGGGAGCCGCGGAGAGAG TTCATGGCTCTTTGGGGGACCCCCCTCACGGTGAGGAGACCCTGCCCAAGGCCACCCCAGACTCCTTGGAGCCTGTTGGCCCCTCATCTCCGGCCTCAGTCACTGTTACCGTCGGCGACGAAGGGGCTGACACCCCCGTGGGAGCGACGCCGCTCATTGGGGACGAGCCGGAGAATCTGGAGGGAGATGGGGGCCGAATCCTGTTGG GCCATGCCACAAAGTCATTCCCCTCTTCTCCCAGCAAGGGGGGTACTTGTCCCAGCCGGGCCAAAATGTCAATGACAGGAGCCGGAAAGTCGCCTCCTTCGGTCCAGAGTTTAGCTATGAGGCTGCTGAGCCTGCCGGGGTCCCAGGGAACTGCAGCGGGGCCTgaacctccacctcctcctccaccacctccaccagcTACCACCAACCCCGAGGGGCAGCCCAAGGTTCACCGAGCCAGGAAAACCATGGCCAAACCAGGAAATGGGCAG CCCCCAGTCCCTGAGAAGCGGCCCCCAGAAGTGCAGCATTTCCGCATGAGCGATGACGTGCATTCCCTGGGGAAGGTGACTTCAG aGGTGGCCAAAaggaggaagctgagctctgcagGTGGCCTG tcAGAGGAGTTGAATTCTGCACGGGGTTCCGGAGAAGTGTCCCTGGACAAGGGGCACCCCAGGTCCCTGGAGGAGTGGGAAACAGTGGTAGGCGATGACTTCAGTCTCTACTACGACTCCTACTCTGTGGACGAGCGCGTGGATTCTGACAGTAAG TCTGAAGTTGAAGCTCTGGCTGAGCAACtgagtgaagaggaggaggaggaggaagaggaagaggaggaagaagaggaggaggaggaggaagaagaggaagaggaggaagatgaggagtcAGGCAATCAGTCAGATAGA AGTGGCTCTAGTGGCAGGCGCAAGGCCAAGAAGAAATGGCGGAAGGACAGCCCATGGGTGAAGCCCTCTCGGAAACGTCGGAAGCGGGAGCCTCCTCGAGCCAAGGAGCTGCGAG GGGTGTCTAATGACACGTCTTCGCTGGAGACGGAGCGCGGCTTTGAGGAGCTGCCCCTCTGCAGCTGCCGCATGGAGGCGCCCAAGATCGACCGGATCAGCGAGCGGGCAGGGCACAAGTGCATGGCCACCGAGAGTGTAGACGGAGAG CTGTCGGGCTGCAATGCCGCCATCCTCAAACGGGAAACCATGCGGCCCTCCAGCCGTGTGGCCCTGATGGTGCTCTGTGAGACCCACCGTGCCCGCATGGTCAAACACCACTGCTGCCCAGGCTGTGGCTACTTCTGCACAGCA GGTACCTTTCTGGAATGTCACCCAGACTTCCGGGTGGCCCACCGCTTCCACAAGGCTTGTGTGTCCCAGCTCAATGGGATGGTCTTCTGTCCACACTGTGGAGAAGACGCTTCAGATGCCCAGGAGGTGACCATCCCACGGGGTGATGGGGGAACCCCCCCAGCTGGAATGGTAgcccccgcacccccacccctggcacaggACGCCCCAGGGAGAGCAGATACTTCGCAGCCCAG CGCTCGGATGAGAGGGCATGGAGAGCCCCGACGCCCACCCTGTGACCCCCTGGCTGACACCATCGACAGCTCAGGCCCTTCTCTCACCTTGCCCAATGGGGGCTGTCTCTCGGCTGTGGGACTGCCCCCTGGGCCAGGTCGGGAGGCCCTGGAGAAGGCCCTGGTCATCCAGGAGTCGGAAAG GCGAAAGAAGCTCCGCTTCCACCCCCGGCAGCTGTACCTGTCGGTGAAGCAGGGGGAGCTGCAGAAGGTGATCCTGATGCTGT TGGACAACCTGGACCCCAACTTCCAGAGCGACCAGCAGAGCAAGCGCACGGCCCTGCATGCAGCCGCCCAGAAGGGCTCTTTGGAAATCTGCCATGTGTTGctgcag GCTGGCGCCAACATCAACGCAGTGGATAAGCAGCAGCGGACGCCCCTGATGGAGGCCGTGGTGAACAACCACCTGGACGTGGCACGCTACATGGTGCAGCGCGGTGGCTGTGTCTACAGCAAG GAGGAGGATGGTTCCACCTGCCTCCACCACGCAGCCAAAATCGGGAACCTGGAGATGGTCAGCCTGCTGCTGAGCACAGGACAGGTGGACGTCAATGCCCAG GACAGCGGAGGGTGGACCCCCATCATCTGGGCGGCAGAGCACAAGCACATCGATGTGATTCGCATGCTTCTCACACGGGGTGCCGATGTCACCCTCACCGACAAT GAGGAAAACATCTGCCTGCACTGGGCCTCCTTCACGGGCAGCGCTGCCATTGCTGAGGTCCTGTTGAATGCTCGCTGTGACCTGCATGCTGTCAACTACCACGGGGACACACCCCTGCACATCGCTGCTCGGGAGAGCTACCACGACTGCGTGCT GTTGTTCTTGTCACGTGGGGCCAACCCTGAGCTGCGGAACAAAGAGGGGGACACAGCGTGGGACCTGACCCCCGAGCGCTCTGACGTGTGGTTTGCACTTCAGCTCAACCGCAAGCTGCGGCTTGGTGTGGGAAACCGGGCCATCCGCACTGAGAAGATCATCTGCCG GGATGTGGCTCGGGGCTATGAGAACGTGCCGATTCCCTGTGTGAATGGTGTGGATGGAGAGCCCTGCCCTGAGGATTACAAGTACATCTCAGAGAACTGTGAGACATCCACCATGAACATCGACCGGAATATCACCCACCTGCAG CACTGCACGTGTGTGGATGATTGTTCCAGCTCCAACTGCCTGTGTGGCCAACTCAGCATCCGCTGCTGGTACGACAAG GATGGGCGGCTGCTCCAGGAATTTAACAAGATCGAGCCCCCCCTGATCTTTGAGTGTAACCAGGCCTGCTCCTGCTGGAGAAACTGCAAGAACCGCGTAGTGCAGAGTGGCATCAA GGTTCGACTGCAGCTCTACCGGACAGCCAAGATGGGCTGGGGGGTCCGCGCCCTGCAGACAATCCCCCAGGGGACTTTCATTTGCGA GTACGTCGGGGAGCTGATCTCCGACGCTGAGGCCGATGTCAGAGAGGATGATTCCTACCTCTTCGACTTAGACAACAAG gATGGAGAGGTGTACTGCATCGATGCTCGTTACTATGGCAACATCAGCCGCTTCATCAACCACCTGTGTGATCCCAACATCATCCCCGTCCGTGTCTTCATGCTGCACCAAGACCTGCGATTTCCACGCATTGCCTTCTTCAGTTCCCGAGACATTCGGACTGGGGAGGAGCTAGG GTTTGACTATGGTGACCGCTTTTGGGACATTAAAAGCAAATACTTCACCTGTCAGTGTGGCTCTGAGAAGTGCAAGCACTCCGCCGAGGCCATTGCCCTGGAGCAGAGCCGGCTTGCCCGCCTGGACCCCCACCCTGAGCTCCTGCCAGAGCTGGGCTCCCTGCCCCCGGTCAACACCTGA
- the Ehmt2 gene encoding histone-lysine N-methyltransferase EHMT2 isoform X3: MRGLPRGRGLMRARGRGRAAPPGSRGRGRGGPHRGRGRPRSLLSLPRAQASWAPQLPAGLTSPPVPCLPSQGEAPAEMGALLLEKEPRGAAERVHGSLGDPPHGEETLPKATPDSLEPVGPSSPASVTVTVGDEGADTPVGATPLIGDEPENLEGDGGRILLGHATKSFPSSPSKGGTCPSRAKMSMTGAGKSPPSVQSLAMRLLSLPGSQGTAAGPEPPPPPPPPPPATTNPEGQPKVHRARKTMAKPGNGQPPVPEKRPPEVQHFRMSDDVHSLGKVTSEVAKRRKLSSAGGLSEELNSARGSGEVSLDKGHPRSLEEWETVVGDDFSLYYDSYSVDERVDSDSKSEVEALAEQLSEEEEEEEEEEEEEEEEEEEEEEEEEDEESGNQSDRSGSSGRRKAKKKWRKDSPWVKPSRKRRKREPPRAKELRGVNGVGSSGPSEYMEVPLGSLELPSEGTLSPNHAGVSNDTSSLETERGFEELPLCSCRMEAPKIDRISERAGHKCMATESVDGELSGCNAAILKRETMRPSSRVALMVLCETHRARMVKHHCCPGCGYFCTAGTFLECHPDFRVAHRFHKACVSQLNGMVFCPHCGEDASDAQEVTIPRGDGGTPPAGMVAPAPPPLAQDAPGRADTSQPSARMRGHGEPRRPPCDPLADTIDSSGPSLTLPNGGCLSAVGLPPGPGREALEKALVIQESERRKKLRFHPRQLYLSVKQGELQKVILMLLDNLDPNFQSDQQSKRTALHAAAQKGSLEICHVLLQAGANINAVDKQQRTPLMEAVVNNHLDVARYMVQRGGCVYSKEEDGSTCLHHAAKIGNLEMVSLLLSTGQVDVNAQDSGGWTPIIWAAEHKHIDVIRMLLTRGADVTLTDNEENICLHWASFTGSAAIAEVLLNARCDLHAVNYHGDTPLHIAARESYHDCVLLFLSRGANPELRNKEGDTAWDLTPERSDVWFALQLNRKLRLGVGNRAIRTEKIICRDVARGYENVPIPCVNGVDGEPCPEDYKYISENCETSTMNIDRNITHLQHCTCVDDCSSSNCLCGQLSIRCWYDKDGRLLQEFNKIEPPLIFECNQACSCWRNCKNRVVQSGIKVRLQLYRTAKMGWGVRALQTIPQGTFICEYVGELISDAEADVREDDSYLFDLDNKDGEVYCIDARYYGNISRFINHLCDPNIIPVRVFMLHQDLRFPRIAFFSSRDIRTGEELGFDYGDRFWDIKSKYFTCQCGSEKCKHSAEAIALEQSRLARLDPHPELLPELGSLPPVNT; the protein is encoded by the exons ATGCGGGGTCTGCCGAGAGGGCGGGGGTTGATgcgggcccgggggagggggcgtgcAGCCCCTCCGGGCAGTCGAGGCCGAGGAAGGGGGGGTCCCCACCGAGGAAGAGGTAGGCCCCGGAGCCTACTGTCTCTTCCCAGGGCCCAGGCGTCCTGGGCCCCCCAACTCCCAGCCGGGCTGACTAGCCCACCGGTTCCTTGTCTCCCCTCTCAGGGGGAGGCCCCCGCTGAGATGGGGGCGCTGCTGCTGGAGAAGGAGCCCCGGGGAGCCGCGGAGAGAG TTCATGGCTCTTTGGGGGACCCCCCTCACGGTGAGGAGACCCTGCCCAAGGCCACCCCAGACTCCTTGGAGCCTGTTGGCCCCTCATCTCCGGCCTCAGTCACTGTTACCGTCGGCGACGAAGGGGCTGACACCCCCGTGGGAGCGACGCCGCTCATTGGGGACGAGCCGGAGAATCTGGAGGGAGATGGGGGCCGAATCCTGTTGG GCCATGCCACAAAGTCATTCCCCTCTTCTCCCAGCAAGGGGGGTACTTGTCCCAGCCGGGCCAAAATGTCAATGACAGGAGCCGGAAAGTCGCCTCCTTCGGTCCAGAGTTTAGCTATGAGGCTGCTGAGCCTGCCGGGGTCCCAGGGAACTGCAGCGGGGCCTgaacctccacctcctcctccaccacctccaccagcTACCACCAACCCCGAGGGGCAGCCCAAGGTTCACCGAGCCAGGAAAACCATGGCCAAACCAGGAAATGGGCAG CCCCCAGTCCCTGAGAAGCGGCCCCCAGAAGTGCAGCATTTCCGCATGAGCGATGACGTGCATTCCCTGGGGAAGGTGACTTCAG aGGTGGCCAAAaggaggaagctgagctctgcagGTGGCCTG tcAGAGGAGTTGAATTCTGCACGGGGTTCCGGAGAAGTGTCCCTGGACAAGGGGCACCCCAGGTCCCTGGAGGAGTGGGAAACAGTGGTAGGCGATGACTTCAGTCTCTACTACGACTCCTACTCTGTGGACGAGCGCGTGGATTCTGACAGTAAG TCTGAAGTTGAAGCTCTGGCTGAGCAACtgagtgaagaggaggaggaggaggaagaggaagaggaggaagaagaggaggaggaggaggaagaagaggaagaggaggaagatgaggagtcAGGCAATCAGTCAGATAGA AGTGGCTCTAGTGGCAGGCGCAAGGCCAAGAAGAAATGGCGGAAGGACAGCCCATGGGTGAAGCCCTCTCGGAAACGTCGGAAGCGGGAGCCTCCTCGAGCCAAGGAGCTGCGAG gAGTGAATGGTGTGGGCTCCTCAGGCCCCAGTGAGTACATGGAAGTCCCTCTGGGGTCCCTGGAGCTGCCCAGCGAGGGGACCCTCTCCCCCAACCACGCTG GGGTGTCTAATGACACGTCTTCGCTGGAGACGGAGCGCGGCTTTGAGGAGCTGCCCCTCTGCAGCTGCCGCATGGAGGCGCCCAAGATCGACCGGATCAGCGAGCGGGCAGGGCACAAGTGCATGGCCACCGAGAGTGTAGACGGAGAG CTGTCGGGCTGCAATGCCGCCATCCTCAAACGGGAAACCATGCGGCCCTCCAGCCGTGTGGCCCTGATGGTGCTCTGTGAGACCCACCGTGCCCGCATGGTCAAACACCACTGCTGCCCAGGCTGTGGCTACTTCTGCACAGCA GGTACCTTTCTGGAATGTCACCCAGACTTCCGGGTGGCCCACCGCTTCCACAAGGCTTGTGTGTCCCAGCTCAATGGGATGGTCTTCTGTCCACACTGTGGAGAAGACGCTTCAGATGCCCAGGAGGTGACCATCCCACGGGGTGATGGGGGAACCCCCCCAGCTGGAATGGTAgcccccgcacccccacccctggcacaggACGCCCCAGGGAGAGCAGATACTTCGCAGCCCAG CGCTCGGATGAGAGGGCATGGAGAGCCCCGACGCCCACCCTGTGACCCCCTGGCTGACACCATCGACAGCTCAGGCCCTTCTCTCACCTTGCCCAATGGGGGCTGTCTCTCGGCTGTGGGACTGCCCCCTGGGCCAGGTCGGGAGGCCCTGGAGAAGGCCCTGGTCATCCAGGAGTCGGAAAG GCGAAAGAAGCTCCGCTTCCACCCCCGGCAGCTGTACCTGTCGGTGAAGCAGGGGGAGCTGCAGAAGGTGATCCTGATGCTGT TGGACAACCTGGACCCCAACTTCCAGAGCGACCAGCAGAGCAAGCGCACGGCCCTGCATGCAGCCGCCCAGAAGGGCTCTTTGGAAATCTGCCATGTGTTGctgcag GCTGGCGCCAACATCAACGCAGTGGATAAGCAGCAGCGGACGCCCCTGATGGAGGCCGTGGTGAACAACCACCTGGACGTGGCACGCTACATGGTGCAGCGCGGTGGCTGTGTCTACAGCAAG GAGGAGGATGGTTCCACCTGCCTCCACCACGCAGCCAAAATCGGGAACCTGGAGATGGTCAGCCTGCTGCTGAGCACAGGACAGGTGGACGTCAATGCCCAG GACAGCGGAGGGTGGACCCCCATCATCTGGGCGGCAGAGCACAAGCACATCGATGTGATTCGCATGCTTCTCACACGGGGTGCCGATGTCACCCTCACCGACAAT GAGGAAAACATCTGCCTGCACTGGGCCTCCTTCACGGGCAGCGCTGCCATTGCTGAGGTCCTGTTGAATGCTCGCTGTGACCTGCATGCTGTCAACTACCACGGGGACACACCCCTGCACATCGCTGCTCGGGAGAGCTACCACGACTGCGTGCT GTTGTTCTTGTCACGTGGGGCCAACCCTGAGCTGCGGAACAAAGAGGGGGACACAGCGTGGGACCTGACCCCCGAGCGCTCTGACGTGTGGTTTGCACTTCAGCTCAACCGCAAGCTGCGGCTTGGTGTGGGAAACCGGGCCATCCGCACTGAGAAGATCATCTGCCG GGATGTGGCTCGGGGCTATGAGAACGTGCCGATTCCCTGTGTGAATGGTGTGGATGGAGAGCCCTGCCCTGAGGATTACAAGTACATCTCAGAGAACTGTGAGACATCCACCATGAACATCGACCGGAATATCACCCACCTGCAG CACTGCACGTGTGTGGATGATTGTTCCAGCTCCAACTGCCTGTGTGGCCAACTCAGCATCCGCTGCTGGTACGACAAG GATGGGCGGCTGCTCCAGGAATTTAACAAGATCGAGCCCCCCCTGATCTTTGAGTGTAACCAGGCCTGCTCCTGCTGGAGAAACTGCAAGAACCGCGTAGTGCAGAGTGGCATCAA GGTTCGACTGCAGCTCTACCGGACAGCCAAGATGGGCTGGGGGGTCCGCGCCCTGCAGACAATCCCCCAGGGGACTTTCATTTGCGA GTACGTCGGGGAGCTGATCTCCGACGCTGAGGCCGATGTCAGAGAGGATGATTCCTACCTCTTCGACTTAGACAACAAG gATGGAGAGGTGTACTGCATCGATGCTCGTTACTATGGCAACATCAGCCGCTTCATCAACCACCTGTGTGATCCCAACATCATCCCCGTCCGTGTCTTCATGCTGCACCAAGACCTGCGATTTCCACGCATTGCCTTCTTCAGTTCCCGAGACATTCGGACTGGGGAGGAGCTAGG GTTTGACTATGGTGACCGCTTTTGGGACATTAAAAGCAAATACTTCACCTGTCAGTGTGGCTCTGAGAAGTGCAAGCACTCCGCCGAGGCCATTGCCCTGGAGCAGAGCCGGCTTGCCCGCCTGGACCCCCACCCTGAGCTCCTGCCAGAGCTGGGCTCCCTGCCCCCGGTCAACACCTGA